The Nitriliruptor alkaliphilus DSM 45188 genome includes a region encoding these proteins:
- a CDS encoding DUF1905 domain-containing protein, with translation MAAVTPDARPLNASFTEPIRKDGAFATYIALPGSDEVLGTRRAVKVSGTLDGHPFAATLMPSGEGPHWLPLRKALCEQIGKSRAGEVVEVRLEQRTS, from the coding sequence ATGGCTGCTGTCACTCCCGACGCCCGGCCCCTCAACGCGTCCTTCACCGAGCCGATCCGCAAGGACGGCGCGTTCGCGACCTACATCGCGCTACCCGGCTCGGACGAGGTCCTCGGCACGAGGCGCGCGGTCAAGGTCAGCGGCACGCTGGATGGCCACCCCTTCGCCGCCACACTGATGCCGTCCGGCGAGGGTCCGCACTGGCTGCCGCTCCGGAAGGCACTGTGTGAGCAGATCGGCAAGTCGCGCGCCGGCGAGGTGGTCGAGGTCCGCCTGGAGCAACGCACGTCCTGA
- a CDS encoding DUF5615 family PIN-like protein has product MNLLLDEMLPSEAARRLRDDFGHDAIHVDERGLRGVEDQQVAQVARTEGRAVVTENIADYAGEVDLVLVCVLKRNLPVGGGQANALAELLDRWISDNPRPYIGQHWPA; this is encoded by the coding sequence GTGAACCTGCTGCTCGATGAGATGCTGCCCAGCGAGGCAGCTCGCCGGTTGCGCGATGACTTCGGGCACGACGCGATCCACGTCGACGAACGTGGCCTTCGGGGTGTCGAGGATCAGCAGGTCGCCCAGGTGGCCCGCACCGAAGGCCGGGCCGTGGTGACCGAGAACATCGCCGACTACGCGGGCGAGGTCGACCTGGTCCTGGTGTGTGTGCTGAAGCGCAACCTGCCCGTCGGCGGTGGGCAGGCCAACGCGCTCGCGGAGCTCCTCGACCGCTGGATCAGCGACAACCCTCGCCCGTACATCGGACAGCACTGGCCTGCGTAG
- a CDS encoding RNA polymerase sigma factor, with translation MSDIQRTVDAVWRIESARIVATLARFTGDVGLAEDLAQAALVDALAQWPESGVPRNAGAWLTTVAKRKAIDHWRRQERLDDRYRTMASQLEETTNDEWQPIDDDVLRLVFIACHPVLSRQAQVPLTLRVVAGLTTDEIARMLLVPVATVQQRIVRAKKTLAAAKVPFETPEPDEWRERLGGVLGVVYLIYTEGYTATRGDRWVRPDLANEALRLGRVLAGLLPDEPEVHGLVALMEFQSSRFAARVAADGSPILLADQDRSRWDRAQIERGRAALRRADAVGRGRGSYGLQAAIAECHAIAPSVDETDWARIVLLYEALGRLAPSPVVELNRAVAVSMAAGPAAALPMVERLAADGELRDSHLLPSVRGELLAQLGRTDEARAELLSAAELATNDRQAAVLRTKAAQL, from the coding sequence ATGTCCGACATCCAGCGCACGGTCGACGCGGTCTGGCGCATCGAGAGCGCGCGCATCGTCGCGACGCTCGCACGGTTCACCGGCGACGTCGGCCTGGCCGAGGACCTGGCCCAGGCCGCCCTCGTCGATGCCCTGGCGCAGTGGCCCGAGTCGGGCGTCCCGCGCAACGCGGGCGCCTGGCTCACCACCGTCGCCAAGCGCAAGGCGATCGATCACTGGCGACGCCAGGAGCGCCTCGACGACCGGTACCGCACGATGGCGAGCCAGCTCGAGGAGACCACGAACGACGAGTGGCAGCCGATCGACGACGACGTGCTTCGGCTGGTGTTCATCGCCTGCCACCCGGTTCTGTCGCGTCAGGCCCAGGTGCCGCTGACCCTCCGCGTCGTGGCGGGTCTGACCACCGACGAGATCGCACGGATGCTCCTCGTGCCGGTCGCCACGGTGCAGCAGCGCATCGTGCGGGCCAAGAAGACGCTGGCCGCCGCCAAGGTGCCGTTCGAGACCCCGGAGCCCGACGAGTGGCGCGAACGCCTCGGTGGGGTGCTCGGCGTGGTCTACCTGATCTACACCGAGGGCTACACCGCGACGCGTGGGGATCGGTGGGTCCGGCCCGACCTGGCCAACGAGGCGCTGCGGCTCGGACGGGTGCTGGCCGGGCTGCTCCCGGACGAGCCCGAGGTGCACGGGCTGGTCGCGCTGATGGAGTTCCAGTCGTCACGGTTCGCCGCCCGCGTCGCCGCCGACGGCTCCCCGATCCTGCTGGCCGATCAGGACCGCAGCCGGTGGGACCGCGCCCAGATCGAGCGAGGTCGAGCAGCGCTACGGCGGGCCGACGCGGTCGGCCGCGGTCGTGGCAGCTACGGCCTGCAGGCGGCCATCGCCGAGTGTCACGCCATCGCACCGAGCGTCGATGAGACCGACTGGGCCCGCATCGTGCTGCTCTACGAGGCGCTCGGCCGGCTCGCCCCGAGCCCCGTCGTCGAGTTGAACCGGGCGGTCGCGGTGTCGATGGCGGCGGGGCCGGCAGCCGCGCTGCCGATGGTGGAGCGGCTCGCCGCCGACGGCGAGCTACGGGACTCCCACCTGTTGCCGAGCGTGCGTGGTGAACTGCTCGCCCAGCTCGGACGGACCGACGAGGCCCGGGCCGAGCTGCTCAGCGCTGCGGAACTGGCGACCAACGACCGCCAGGCCGCCGTGCTGCGCACGAAGGCGGCGCAGCTGTGA
- a CDS encoding YciI family protein, whose product MKYMLIMRTTDEALEAAKELDFEQIINEMGAYNESMMKAGVLLAGEGLAGPDEGFVVDFEAETPIVTDGPYGETHELFNGFWMIEVSSKEEAVQWASRAPLGPGSKLEVRRVNEMEDFAEHADNEYMKKEAEWREQLGT is encoded by the coding sequence ATGAAGTACATGCTGATCATGCGGACGACCGACGAGGCGTTGGAGGCGGCCAAGGAACTCGACTTCGAACAGATCATCAACGAGATGGGCGCCTACAACGAGTCGATGATGAAGGCGGGCGTGCTGCTGGCCGGTGAGGGCCTCGCCGGGCCCGACGAGGGATTCGTGGTCGACTTCGAGGCCGAAACACCGATCGTCACCGACGGCCCCTACGGCGAGACCCACGAGCTGTTCAACGGCTTCTGGATGATCGAGGTCAGCAGCAAGGAGGAGGCCGTCCAGTGGGCGAGCCGCGCGCCGCTCGGTCCCGGCAGCAAGCTCGAGGTCCGTCGCGTGAACGAGATGGAGGACTTCGCCGAGCACGCCGACAACGAGTACATGAAGAAGGAGGCCGAGTGGCGCGAGCAGCTCGGTACCTGA